A region from the Bacillus sp. Marseille-P3661 genome encodes:
- a CDS encoding DUF4097 family beta strand repeat-containing protein codes for MIEERKRILKMVEEGKLTAEEAIMLLEKLESPKTESKQTATNPSTFVKYDSNYKDYKQSYKNSGFKEKFSGFFESAFKKIKEVDLDFNFGPHHEVNHIFQHRDIILSNLNVDISNGEIELKPWDEQEVRIECRAKVYKAESHEEAKNEFLKQVQFAINENSLKFEVEPKNIKLNTIFYVPRSSYENILIRMFNGQIALDELNVKVLKATTANGNITVNHVSAEDLEFETANGHIKVENSYAQAIEAETLNGTITAKGSFGKTDLQSFSSSIICHLEDPNCETVLLKTKTGSIKLFVPTEVEVNGIIRSNIGGFSCELNQLEVFEEKREVVQKEMRFAANRGRLRKLDVEAESRAGSISIKSNQ; via the coding sequence ATGATTGAAGAGCGTAAACGTATATTAAAAATGGTAGAGGAAGGCAAGCTGACTGCAGAAGAAGCAATTATGCTGCTAGAAAAATTAGAGAGTCCAAAAACAGAATCGAAACAAACAGCTACAAATCCTTCAACTTTTGTAAAATACGACTCGAATTACAAGGACTATAAACAAAGTTATAAAAACTCAGGATTTAAAGAAAAATTTTCAGGATTTTTTGAAAGTGCATTTAAAAAGATTAAAGAAGTTGATTTGGATTTTAATTTTGGACCACATCATGAAGTAAATCATATTTTTCAACATCGGGATATTATTTTATCCAATCTGAATGTGGACATTTCAAATGGTGAAATCGAATTAAAGCCGTGGGATGAACAGGAGGTTCGGATTGAATGTCGAGCTAAAGTTTACAAAGCTGAATCCCATGAAGAGGCGAAAAATGAATTTCTCAAGCAAGTCCAATTTGCGATAAATGAAAATTCTTTAAAATTTGAAGTCGAGCCCAAGAATATCAAGCTTAACACGATTTTTTACGTTCCTAGATCAAGTTATGAAAATATATTAATTCGAATGTTTAATGGTCAAATCGCTCTTGATGAGTTAAATGTAAAAGTATTAAAGGCGACGACTGCAAACGGCAATATTACGGTTAATCATGTCAGCGCCGAAGATCTAGAATTTGAAACAGCTAATGGGCATATTAAAGTGGAAAATAGTTATGCGCAGGCCATCGAGGCAGAAACTTTAAATGGAACGATTACAGCCAAAGGCTCATTTGGAAAAACAGATCTTCAAAGCTTTAGCAGCAGTATTATTTGTCACTTGGAAGATCCAAACTGTGAAACCGTGTTGTTAAAAACAAAAACCGGCAGCATCAAGCTGTTCGTTCCAACTGAAGTTGAGGTTAATGGTATTATTAGATCGAATATCGGCGGTTTTAGTTGTGAATTAAATCAATTAGAGGTATTTGAGGAAAAAAGAGAGGTCGTGCAGAAGGAAATGCGCTTTGCGGCGAATCGTGGTCGACTGCGTAAGCTTGATGTTGAAGCAGAATCAAGAGCTGGTTCAATTTCAATAAAAAGTAATCAGTAA
- a CDS encoding PspC domain-containing protein, with protein sequence MKKKLYRTRNNKKVAGILGGLAQYLGVDAALLRVIFVLLLIFTAFLPLALAYFVLTFVIPYDDGVIDG encoded by the coding sequence ATGAAGAAAAAGCTGTATAGAACTCGTAACAATAAAAAGGTAGCAGGTATTCTTGGTGGGTTGGCCCAATATTTAGGTGTGGATGCAGCACTACTTCGAGTTATTTTTGTATTGCTGTTAATTTTTACAGCGTTTTTACCGCTGGCATTGGCATACTTTGTTCTAACTTTTGTAATTCCATATGATGATGGTGTGATTGATGGATGA
- a CDS encoding phage holin family protein, translated as MRWLIHILINTIVLIVVAGYFESFYLEDLNSAIITSLLISVLNVFVKPFLILLTLPVTILSFGLFLIVINAITLMMADGIMGSAFEIEGFGAAVLAAIVISLLNMLIQKVIIEPLSKKDSR; from the coding sequence ATGAGATGGCTCATTCATATCCTAATAAACACGATTGTTCTCATTGTTGTCGCAGGTTATTTTGAATCGTTTTACTTGGAGGATTTAAACTCAGCTATTATCACTAGTTTACTTATTTCAGTGTTAAATGTCTTTGTTAAGCCATTTTTAATTTTGTTAACACTGCCAGTAACGATTTTATCTTTCGGGCTGTTTTTAATTGTGATCAATGCGATCACGTTAATGATGGCAGATGGCATTATGGGGTCAGCGTTCGAGATTGAAGGCTTTGGTGCGGCTGTACTCGCGGCAATCGTGATTTCTCTTTTAAATATGTTGATTCAAAAAGTAATTATCGAACCTTTAAGTAAAAAAGACAGTAGATAA
- a CDS encoding lysophospholipid acyltransferase family protein — translation MVYKFIVFTVYWITHFRFRLTIKGQENIPEGGVIIAMNHQSNWDSLLVGTHTPRKLYIMAKESLFKNKGFAWLITEMGAFPVSRDKADVKSLKHSLKLLKDGKIFSLFIEGTRSKTGEMQQPKKGVGFIVSKSGAPVVPTYIHGTTSKKWFSKATVIFGKPITFADEKDYEVISQTIAEHISKLKEQV, via the coding sequence ATGGTTTATAAATTTATTGTGTTTACGGTGTATTGGATTACTCATTTTCGTTTTCGTCTGACGATTAAAGGTCAAGAGAATATCCCAGAGGGTGGCGTTATTATTGCGATGAATCATCAAAGCAATTGGGATTCGTTACTTGTTGGGACGCACACACCTCGGAAACTATATATTATGGCGAAAGAAAGCTTGTTTAAGAACAAGGGATTTGCTTGGCTTATTACCGAAATGGGCGCTTTTCCTGTTAGCCGTGATAAAGCTGACGTAAAATCACTAAAGCATTCGTTAAAGCTATTAAAAGATGGAAAAATTTTCTCGCTGTTTATAGAAGGAACCAGAAGTAAAACGGGCGAAATGCAACAACCTAAAAAAGGTGTGGGTTTTATAGTTTCTAAAAGCGGTGCACCTGTTGTTCCCACATACATACATGGTACAACAAGTAAAAAGTGGTTTAGCAAAGCGACTGTTATTTTTGGAAAGCCGATTACGTTTGCCGATGAAAAAGATTATGAAGTTATTAGTCAAACAATAGCAGAGCATATCAGCAAATTGAAAGAACAAGTTTAA
- the hprK gene encoding HPr(Ser) kinase/phosphatase — protein sequence MVKVRTKDIIDKFKLELICGEDGLNRPITTSDISRPGIEMAGYFEFYPSERIQLLGKTELSFFNQLSSEKRQERAEMLCTDITPGVIISRDLDIPSELIEASKLNDVPILRSKFKTTRLSSRLTNYLESILAPTTAIHGVLVDIYGIGVLITGKSGVGKSETALDLVRRGHRLVADDCVEIRQEDLDTLVGNAPELIQHLLEIRGLGIINVMTLFGAGAVRNYKRIGLVVNLELWDQMKVYDRLGLEEETMRIIDCDIPKLTVPVRPGRNLAVIIEVAAMNFRLKRMGVNAAEQFSNRLTDVIEDREHEEF from the coding sequence ATGGTGAAGGTTCGAACGAAGGACATAATTGATAAATTTAAATTAGAACTAATTTGCGGTGAAGATGGACTCAATCGCCCGATCACAACGAGTGACATTTCACGACCTGGTATCGAAATGGCAGGTTACTTTGAATTTTATCCATCAGAGCGCATTCAGTTGTTAGGAAAAACAGAACTTTCATTTTTTAATCAGCTTAGTTCTGAAAAACGCCAAGAACGTGCTGAAATGTTATGTACGGATATTACACCTGGGGTCATTATATCGCGTGACTTGGATATTCCCTCAGAGTTAATTGAAGCATCAAAGCTTAATGATGTACCAATATTGCGTTCTAAATTTAAAACGACGCGGTTATCGAGCCGCCTTACAAACTACTTGGAAAGTATTCTCGCGCCAACAACCGCCATTCATGGTGTACTCGTTGATATCTATGGTATAGGGGTATTGATAACAGGTAAAAGTGGTGTTGGTAAAAGTGAAACAGCATTGGATCTTGTTCGGCGTGGCCATCGCCTTGTAGCAGACGATTGTGTGGAGATTCGTCAGGAAGATTTAGATACATTAGTTGGGAATGCACCTGAATTAATTCAACATTTATTGGAGATCCGTGGGTTAGGAATCATTAATGTGATGACTTTATTTGGTGCAGGAGCTGTGCGTAATTATAAAAGAATTGGCTTAGTCGTTAACCTAGAGTTATGGGACCAAATGAAAGTATACGACCGCCTAGGGCTTGAGGAAGAAACAATGAGGATTATTGATTGCGATATTCCGAAGCTGACTGTTCCGGTAAGACCTGGACGTAACCTTGCTGTTATTATCGAAGTGGCAGCCATGAATTTTAGACTAAAACGAATGGGTGTTAATGCAGCGGAGCAATTTTCCAATCGCTTAACAGATGTGATTGAAGATCGCGAGCATGAAGAATTTTAA
- the lgt gene encoding prolipoprotein diacylglyceryl transferase, translating to METEIQQLDRVFLELGPLTIYWYGVIIAFGAILGLWLATRESVRRGLPKETFVDLVLYAIPIAILSARAYYVIFQWDYYSQNPGDIIKIWEGGIAIHGGLIGAILTGYVFAKKRGISFWKLADIGAPSILLGQAIGRWGNFMNQEAHGAEVTRAYLEGLHLPTFIINQMYIDGVYYQPTFLYESLWNFVGVAILLGLRKVNLKRGEIFLSYVIWYSIGRFFIEGMRTDSLMLTETLRVAQFISIVLIVLALVTWWVRRSKGYASGRYLEQ from the coding sequence ATGGAAACTGAAATTCAACAGTTGGATCGTGTCTTTTTAGAATTAGGTCCATTAACGATCTATTGGTATGGTGTCATTATTGCCTTTGGTGCTATTCTTGGCTTATGGTTAGCGACGCGCGAAAGTGTACGCAGAGGTTTACCAAAAGAAACTTTTGTTGATTTAGTGCTGTATGCAATACCAATTGCCATTTTATCAGCAAGAGCATATTATGTTATTTTCCAATGGGATTATTATTCTCAAAATCCAGGGGATATTATTAAGATTTGGGAAGGCGGTATTGCCATCCATGGTGGGCTCATTGGGGCGATTCTAACTGGGTATGTGTTTGCAAAAAAACGCGGAATATCGTTCTGGAAACTGGCGGATATCGGGGCACCTAGTATTCTCTTAGGGCAAGCAATTGGTCGCTGGGGAAATTTTATGAATCAAGAAGCACATGGCGCCGAGGTTACCCGAGCTTATTTAGAAGGCTTGCATTTGCCAACATTTATTATTAACCAAATGTATATTGATGGTGTGTATTATCAACCGACTTTTTTATATGAATCTTTATGGAATTTTGTCGGAGTCGCTATTTTACTAGGCCTTCGAAAAGTTAATTTAAAGCGTGGGGAAATCTTTTTAAGCTATGTTATTTGGTACTCAATTGGTCGATTTTTTATCGAAGGCATGCGTACCGATAGCTTAATGTTAACGGAAACGTTAAGGGTAGCTCAGTTTATTTCCATTGTATTGATTGTACTTGCACTTGTTACATGGTGGGTTCGTCGTTCAAAAGGATATGCGAGCGGCCGTTATTTGGAGCAATAA
- a CDS encoding nucleoside recognition domain-containing protein, whose amino-acid sequence MDTVKQGLRVGLQTTWTLGKIIFPVTLLVTFLQYTPVLPWIVKIIEPFMSWFGLSGDAAIPLVLGNLLNLYAGIGALLTLDLTVKEVFILAVMLSFSHSLIIESAVAAKVGVKMWVVLVVRLFLAILSAFVINLVWHGGKELAQYGFISNQTEEVSGFLSILLQGLEKATLGIVQIALIVIPLMMLIQVMKDLKWIDKFSKKMSPVTRALGMKENTSTTLVSGFVIGLAFGAGVMIQAVKDDGVSKKDLYLAFIFLVSCHAVIEDTLIFIPLGIPVLPLLVIRLVTAVLLTVAVAFVWNRVEQSSRKEAAYEG is encoded by the coding sequence TTGGACACTGTTAAACAAGGTTTGAGAGTTGGCTTGCAAACGACGTGGACGTTAGGGAAAATTATATTTCCGGTCACGTTGTTAGTGACGTTTTTACAATATACACCGGTTTTACCTTGGATCGTTAAAATAATTGAGCCGTTCATGAGCTGGTTTGGGCTTTCAGGTGATGCAGCAATTCCGTTAGTTTTGGGGAATCTTTTAAACTTGTACGCAGGAATAGGTGCCCTTTTAACGTTAGATTTAACGGTAAAAGAAGTGTTTATACTAGCAGTAATGCTATCGTTTTCGCATTCTCTTATCATTGAATCGGCAGTAGCTGCCAAAGTAGGCGTGAAAATGTGGGTTGTCCTTGTGGTCCGCTTATTCTTAGCCATACTCTCTGCTTTTGTCATCAATCTGGTATGGCATGGTGGGAAAGAGTTAGCGCAATATGGCTTCATTTCAAATCAAACAGAGGAAGTTTCAGGATTTTTATCGATATTACTACAAGGACTTGAAAAAGCGACGTTGGGCATTGTCCAAATTGCACTTATTGTGATTCCACTCATGATGCTGATTCAAGTGATGAAGGATTTAAAATGGATTGATAAATTTTCAAAAAAGATGTCTCCTGTTACGAGAGCCTTAGGAATGAAAGAAAATACATCGACAACGTTAGTATCGGGCTTTGTGATCGGTCTAGCGTTTGGAGCGGGCGTCATGATTCAAGCAGTTAAGGACGATGGCGTGTCTAAGAAGGATCTGTATTTAGCGTTTATTTTCTTAGTATCCTGTCATGCAGTAATAGAAGATACATTAATTTTTATTCCACTTGGAATTCCAGTGCTGCCATTGCTGGTCATTCGTTTAGTTACGGCAGTGCTGTTAACCGTTGCTGTTGCGTTTGTATGGAATCGAGTGGAGCAAAGTAGTAGAAAGGAAGCGGCATATGAAGGTTGA
- the ppaX gene encoding pyrophosphatase PpaX, translated as MKVDTLLFDLDGTLIDTNNLIITSFVHTLEHYFPGQYTREDVLQFIGPTLYETFSTLNPEKAEEMMQVYRKFNHEKHDELVTEFETVYDTIQYFHEKGYKLGIVTTKIRTTVEMGLRLTKLDQFFDVIVTLDDVKRAKPDPEPIQLAMKQLNAVPEHTIMVGDNHHDIEGGKNAGTYTAGVAWSAKGPEYLKSYNPDFMLEKMSDLIEIVGGDQK; from the coding sequence ATGAAGGTTGATACACTATTATTTGATTTAGATGGAACATTAATTGATACAAATAATTTAATTATTACATCGTTTGTACACACATTAGAGCATTATTTTCCTGGTCAATATACGCGTGAAGATGTTCTCCAATTTATTGGACCAACGCTTTATGAGACTTTTTCAACTTTAAATCCTGAAAAAGCAGAAGAAATGATGCAAGTTTATCGTAAATTTAACCATGAAAAGCATGATGAATTAGTAACTGAATTTGAAACGGTGTATGATACGATTCAATATTTTCATGAAAAAGGCTATAAGCTTGGAATTGTAACAACAAAAATTAGAACAACAGTTGAGATGGGACTGCGGCTCACTAAACTTGATCAGTTTTTTGATGTCATCGTAACGCTAGATGATGTAAAACGTGCCAAACCAGATCCAGAACCTATTCAGCTTGCTATGAAACAATTAAACGCTGTGCCAGAGCATACGATCATGGTTGGTGATAATCATCATGATATTGAAGGTGGAAAAAATGCAGGTACGTACACGGCCGGTGTTGCTTGGTCTGCCAAAGGACCTGAGTATCTGAAAAGCTACAATCCTGATTTTATGCTAGAAAAAATGTCAGATTTAATTGAGATTGTTGGAGGAGACCAAAAGTGA
- a CDS encoding acyltransferase, giving the protein MRRTKRYSVTEANSLWHVYKTVPFWKVVKNFIVIQVARYTPFLPMKNWLYRTFLRMDVGKSTSFALMVMLDVMFPENIKVGNNTVIGYNTTILAHEYLIKEYRLGDVVIGSDVMIGANSTILPGVEIGDGAIVSAGTLVHKDVPAGAFVGGNPMRIIYTKEEMEEREMQQERKGEVEVGV; this is encoded by the coding sequence GTGAGGCGGACGAAAAGGTATAGTGTAACGGAAGCAAATTCATTATGGCATGTGTATAAAACCGTTCCGTTCTGGAAGGTTGTTAAAAATTTCATCGTCATTCAAGTGGCACGTTACACTCCTTTTTTGCCAATGAAAAATTGGCTTTATCGTACTTTTTTGCGCATGGATGTCGGCAAAAGCACATCGTTTGCGTTAATGGTTATGCTTGATGTGATGTTTCCGGAAAATATAAAAGTGGGGAACAACACGGTAATCGGCTATAACACGACGATTTTGGCACATGAGTATTTAATAAAAGAATATCGTTTAGGTGATGTGGTGATTGGCAGCGATGTGATGATCGGTGCCAATTCTACGATACTTCCTGGCGTTGAAATCGGCGATGGGGCAATCGTATCTGCCGGAACATTAGTACATAAAGATGTTCCAGCGGGTGCCTTTGTCGGGGGCAATCCAATGCGAATTATTTACACAAAAGAAGAGATGGAAGAACGTGAAATGCAACAAGAGCGTAAGGGTGAAGTTGAAGTAGGGGTTTAA
- a CDS encoding ATP phosphoribosyltransferase regulatory subunit, with the protein MSKLFMFEKPLGMRDTLPELYETKKKVSMKMAEEIQAWGYQSIETPTLEYYETVGSASAIQDQQLFKLLDQQGHTLVLRPDMTAPIARVAASRMKNEGFPLRLAYDTKVFRAQQREGGRPAEFEQVGIELIGDPTCSADAEVIALMVAVLKNAGLKDFTVAIGHVGFVNALFVEILGNEERANTLRRFLYEKNYVGYREHVKSLPLSSIDRQLLLNLLQLRGDQKKIAEAREVTQNSTARKAIEELDQLWTQLESYGVTDHIKIDLNIVSHMSYYTGIVFEGYAANLGFSLCNGGRYDQLLEKFNRPTPATGFGIRLDRFVEALGVAAEDSTPLSVILFSQERRQEAIQLASEKRKAGEKVVLQDISGVDDVDLFTKRYADVSYCIGKAGKENGV; encoded by the coding sequence ATGTCAAAGCTATTTATGTTTGAAAAGCCACTAGGAATGCGCGATACGTTGCCAGAGCTGTATGAAACTAAGAAAAAGGTTTCAATGAAAATGGCTGAAGAAATCCAAGCTTGGGGTTATCAGTCGATTGAAACACCAACATTAGAATATTACGAAACAGTAGGATCAGCATCGGCTATCCAAGATCAACAATTATTTAAATTATTAGATCAACAAGGACATACGCTTGTGCTACGACCGGACATGACTGCTCCGATCGCACGGGTTGCAGCATCTCGAATGAAGAACGAAGGTTTTCCATTAAGATTAGCATACGACACTAAGGTATTCCGCGCCCAGCAGCGTGAAGGCGGACGTCCTGCTGAGTTTGAACAAGTTGGGATTGAATTAATCGGTGATCCGACATGCAGTGCAGATGCAGAAGTAATTGCCTTAATGGTAGCGGTATTAAAGAATGCAGGCTTAAAAGACTTCACAGTGGCGATTGGCCATGTTGGTTTCGTCAACGCACTGTTTGTTGAAATATTAGGAAATGAAGAGCGTGCTAATACACTGCGCCGCTTTTTATATGAAAAAAATTATGTAGGCTATCGCGAGCATGTTAAAAGCTTACCGCTTTCTTCCATTGACCGCCAATTGCTGTTGAACTTATTGCAGCTCCGCGGTGATCAAAAGAAGATTGCTGAAGCACGTGAGGTTACACAAAATAGTACGGCTCGAAAAGCGATTGAAGAGCTTGATCAATTATGGACGCAATTAGAAAGCTATGGTGTCACAGATCATATTAAAATTGATTTAAACATTGTCAGTCATATGAGCTACTATACAGGCATTGTGTTTGAAGGCTACGCAGCAAACTTAGGATTTTCATTATGCAATGGTGGTCGTTATGATCAATTGCTTGAGAAATTCAATCGTCCGACACCTGCAACTGGCTTTGGAATTCGCCTAGATCGCTTTGTTGAGGCATTAGGGGTAGCAGCGGAGGATTCAACACCGCTCTCAGTTATTTTATTCAGTCAAGAAAGAAGACAAGAAGCCATTCAACTTGCATCTGAAAAACGAAAAGCAGGTGAAAAAGTCGTGCTGCAAGATATTTCAGGTGTAGATGATGTTGACTTATTTACAAAAAGATATGCAGACGTTTCATATTGTATCGGTAAAGCTGGAAAGGAGAATGGGGTATGA
- the hisG gene encoding ATP phosphoribosyltransferase, whose translation MSSTLTIAMPKGRIFEEAAELLRKANYNLPPEFDDNRKLIIDVPEENMRFILAKPMDVVTYVEHGVADLGIAGKDTMLEEDRDVYEVLDLKISACHLAVAGLPNTKLGSVAPKVATKYPKVASSYFREQGEQVEIIKLNGSIELAPLIGLAERIVDIVSTGQTLKENGLVELERIVDITSRLIVNPVSYRMKDQYIDDMVERLSTVIEGGN comes from the coding sequence ATGAGTTCTACGTTAACAATTGCAATGCCAAAGGGACGGATTTTTGAAGAAGCAGCAGAGCTGTTACGAAAAGCAAATTATAACCTTCCCCCTGAATTTGATGATAATCGCAAATTAATTATCGATGTACCAGAAGAAAATATGCGTTTCATCCTAGCAAAACCTATGGATGTTGTCACATATGTGGAACATGGCGTTGCTGATCTTGGCATCGCAGGTAAAGATACAATGCTCGAAGAAGACCGCGATGTATATGAAGTGCTAGATTTAAAAATTAGTGCTTGCCATTTAGCGGTTGCGGGATTACCTAATACAAAGCTTGGCTCGGTCGCTCCTAAAGTTGCGACAAAGTATCCAAAGGTGGCGTCCTCATACTTCCGTGAACAAGGCGAGCAAGTTGAAATTATTAAATTGAACGGTTCGATTGAACTTGCGCCGTTAATTGGTTTAGCAGAACGGATTGTTGATATTGTTTCAACAGGGCAAACTCTTAAAGAAAACGGCTTAGTGGAGCTTGAACGAATTGTTGATATTACATCGCGCTTGATCGTTAACCCAGTGAGCTACCGCATGAAAGATCAGTATATCGATGATATGGTTGAAAGGCTATCTACCGTTATTGAAGGAGGAAACTAG
- the hisD gene encoding histidinol dehydrogenase, which yields MKIIKVTDALTLKRDLDSGTDEQRHAVLEILDNVKQTGDAALFNYTEKFDGVRLQSLNITEQEIQEAYEQIDEEIVGYLKEAAANIRDYHSRQVRQSWITTQEDGTILGQKITPLDAVGVYVPGGTAAYPSSVLMNVVPAQVAGVKRIAMVTPPGKDGKLPAGVIVAANECGVTEIYKVGGAQGIAALAYGTETIAAVDKITGPGNIFVALAKREVFGDVDIDMIAGPSEIVVLADEHANPAYIAADLLSQAEHDVRASSVLVTSSMELAEKVALEVENQLATLPRREIAGASIDNYGAIYVADSLEAAIDAVNELAPEHLEIMTEDPMAIMGKIRHAGAIFLGENSSEPVGDYFAGPNHVLPTNGTARFSSPLNVDDFVKKSSIISYSRTAIQSNGQKIAALARLEGLEAHARAVEQRLNKGN from the coding sequence ATGAAAATTATTAAAGTGACTGATGCTTTAACATTAAAACGCGATTTAGATTCTGGAACAGACGAGCAACGTCACGCCGTGTTAGAAATCCTTGATAACGTTAAACAAACTGGCGACGCCGCACTATTTAATTACACTGAAAAATTTGATGGAGTTAGATTGCAGTCACTAAATATAACAGAACAGGAAATTCAAGAGGCCTACGAACAAATCGATGAAGAAATTGTTGGCTACCTTAAAGAAGCAGCTGCTAATATTAGAGACTACCACAGCCGTCAAGTTCGTCAATCATGGATTACAACGCAAGAAGATGGTACGATTTTAGGTCAAAAAATTACACCGCTTGATGCAGTCGGCGTTTATGTACCAGGTGGTACGGCTGCATATCCGTCATCTGTGCTTATGAATGTTGTTCCAGCACAAGTTGCTGGTGTAAAGCGGATTGCAATGGTGACGCCGCCAGGTAAAGATGGAAAACTTCCAGCTGGTGTTATTGTCGCTGCAAATGAATGTGGCGTAACAGAAATTTACAAAGTTGGCGGTGCACAAGGTATTGCCGCGCTTGCATATGGAACTGAAACCATTGCTGCAGTTGATAAAATCACGGGCCCGGGGAATATTTTTGTGGCATTAGCGAAACGTGAAGTGTTTGGCGATGTTGATATTGATATGATTGCTGGACCTAGTGAAATCGTTGTGCTAGCGGATGAACATGCAAATCCTGCTTACATAGCAGCTGATCTTTTATCGCAAGCAGAGCATGATGTTAGAGCGTCAAGCGTGCTTGTAACGTCGTCAATGGAATTAGCTGAAAAGGTGGCACTTGAAGTCGAAAATCAATTAGCAACGCTGCCGCGCCGAGAAATTGCCGGTGCATCCATTGACAATTATGGTGCGATTTATGTAGCAGACTCTTTAGAGGCAGCAATCGATGCTGTTAACGAATTAGCGCCAGAACATCTTGAAATCATGACCGAGGATCCAATGGCGATCATGGGTAAAATCCGCCATGCTGGCGCGATTTTCCTTGGTGAAAATAGCTCAGAGCCTGTGGGTGACTATTTTGCTGGACCGAACCATGTATTGCCTACAAATGGTACTGCTCGTTTTTCAAGTCCATTAAACGTTGATGATTTTGTAAAAAAATCGAGCATTATTTCGTACAGCCGAACTGCTATTCAAAGCAATGGCCAAAAAATTGCAGCCCTAGCCCGCTTAGAAGGCCTAGAAGCGCATGCCCGTGCAGTAGAGCAACGTTTGAATAAAGGTAACTAA
- the hisB gene encoding imidazoleglycerol-phosphate dehydratase HisB, with translation MVLDGRHASIDRKTNETAIQLTFSVDGEGRTELETGVPFLTHMLDLFTKHGQFDLMIDAKGDIEVDDHHTTEDIGICLGQALREALGDKKGIKRYGNAFVPMDEALAQVVIDLSNRPHFEIKGEFPNSRVGTFDVELVHEFLWKLALEARMNLHVIVHYGHNTHHMIEAVFKALGRALDEATMIDPRVKGVPSTKGML, from the coding sequence ATGGTTTTAGATGGACGTCATGCAAGTATAGATCGTAAAACAAATGAAACAGCTATTCAGCTTACTTTTTCAGTTGATGGTGAAGGAAGAACTGAATTAGAAACAGGAGTTCCATTTTTAACACATATGCTAGATCTTTTTACAAAACATGGCCAGTTTGATTTAATGATCGATGCAAAAGGTGACATCGAAGTGGATGATCATCATACAACTGAAGATATCGGCATTTGTCTTGGACAAGCGTTGCGCGAGGCGCTAGGTGATAAAAAAGGCATTAAGCGTTATGGCAATGCATTTGTACCGATGGATGAGGCATTGGCGCAGGTTGTCATTGATTTAAGCAATCGCCCGCATTTCGAGATTAAAGGTGAATTCCCAAATTCTCGCGTAGGTACGTTTGATGTTGAGTTAGTTCATGAATTTTTATGGAAACTTGCATTAGAAGCGCGCATGAATCTTCATGTCATTGTTCATTATGGTCACAATACACATCACATGATTGAAGCTGTATTTAAAGCATTAGGACGTGCATTAGACGAAGCAACGATGATCGATCCTCGAGTTAAAGGGGTTCCGTCAACGAAAGGGATGTTGTAA